CAATACTGAAACAAGTTCAGCACATGGTTCAGAGCCTGCCCTGAATTTAGTTCAGGGGTGACAAAACAAGAGTTTACACAACAAGTTCTTAAGTGGTTGATTTTGACGAATATGTCTCTCTGAATAGTTGCCGGGTTAATATCAACAAGATTTGATATACTTCTGTGTTATACTTAAAATAATAATAACGATAAAAGGAAAAGCAATGTTAATTACAGACGAGTACAGAAGACAGCATGAAGAAATACTGGAACTGGTAAATAAACTGTCCGGGTACCTCAACGAACAGAAACTGAAAAATGATGCACAGGAAGCAAGAAAGATTTTATCGAAATTATCAGGAGCGCTAAAAGTACATCTTGCAATGGAGGATAATTCATTATATCCAAGACTTCTGGCAAGCAACGACGATAAAATCAGGAAGATAGCAAAGCAATTTATTGAAGAAATAGGCGGTATTGCACCAGTCTTCAACAACTACCTGAATAAATGGCCCAACCCTGCTTCCATAGAAAGTAACCCCTCGGAATTTATAAATGAAACCAGCGATCTATTCAATGCACTGAAAAACAGGATAGACCGTGAAAACAATATCCTCTATCCCCTGATTGATAAAACTTAAAACCGAGGGATAAACGGTTATTGGAAGCATATCCACTTTTATTTTATCAAGGTCGAATAAATCAGATCCTGTCATAAATAAAATCAGGCATAACCTTTAATAACCACCCAATAAGTCTCCAGCGTCTGGTAATATAGGCATGACTCTTCTTTCTCTTTATCACATT
Above is a window of Nitrospirota bacterium DNA encoding:
- a CDS encoding hemerythrin domain-containing protein yields the protein MIYFCVILKIIITIKGKAMLITDEYRRQHEEILELVNKLSGYLNEQKLKNDAQEARKILSKLSGALKVHLAMEDNSLYPRLLASNDDKIRKIAKQFIEEIGGIAPVFNNYLNKWPNPASIESNPSEFINETSDLFNALKNRIDRENNILYPLIDKT